In a single window of the Mesoplodon densirostris isolate mMesDen1 chromosome 16, mMesDen1 primary haplotype, whole genome shotgun sequence genome:
- the KNOP1 gene encoding lysine-rich nucleolar protein 1: protein MITKTHKGDLGLGLPEKKKKKKKKVVKEPETQYSVLNSDSYFAEVCPTRATSPSKDMVQEQAPEVPLMKKKKKKKGQSTVCEEPLEPETMLRAKRIEPSPSPRKQTLGPSESLGREKKKKRRSMSPGSRVKTSPDPRQGEEVTRVGKKLKKHKKEKKAQGAAAFSARDPWFCEARDALYTSSVGKGGVPEQAASGQKRKQGSPREHNMKMKKKKKIHQEGDIPLGHPELSRSVESSRRKGSKKKSVKVEAPEYIPIGEDPKAPVKKKMKSKKKAEQADTEEPALKRKKRRQESRVAGEPWEEEPDTDLEVVLEKKGNMDEAHIDQVRRKALQEEIDRESGRTEASDTRKQTGTQFGQWDTAGFENEEQKLKFLKLMGGFKNLSPSFSRPPNMVGRPNMALSKKVADTLQQNLQQDYDRAVSWKYNRRAGLGFSTAPDKIFYIDRNASKSVKFED, encoded by the exons ATGATCACTAAGACTCACAAAGGAGACCTGGGCCTTGGGCtcccagagaaaaagaagaagaagaaaaagaaggtagTTAAAGAACCAGAGACTCAATACTCGGTTTTAAACAGTGACAGTTATTTTGCGGAGGTTTGTCCCACAAGAGCCACATCACCCTCGAAGGATATGGTCCAAGAGCAGGCACCCGAAGTGCctctaatgaagaaaaagaagaaaaagaaaggtcaaAGCACCGTCTGCGAGGAGCCCCTAGAACCTGAGACCATGTTACGTGCCAAACGGATTGAGCCATCGCCCAGCCCCAGGAAGCAGACACTTGGTCCATCTGAGTCCCTCGgtagggaaaagaagaagaagagaaggtcCATGTCCCCTGGCTCAAGGGTGAAGACCTCCCCAGACCCCAGGCAGGGCGAGGAGGTGACCAGAGTTGGCAAGAAGCTCAAAAAAcacaagaaggagaagaaggcacAGGGAGCTGCAGCCTTCTCAGCCAGGGACCCTTGGTTCTGTGAGGCCAGGGATGCTTTGTACACTAGCTCAGTTGGGAAAGGTGGCGTCCCTGAGCAGGCAGCCTCGGGACAGAAACGGAAGCAGGGGAGCCCCAGGGAACACAAcatgaagatgaagaagaaaaagaaaatccaccaGGAGGGAGATATCCCCCTGGGGCACCCTGAGCTCTCCAGGTCTGTGGAGAGCAGCCGTAGGAAAGGAAGTAAAAAGAAGTCAGTCAAAGTTGAAGCTCCAGAATACATCCCAATAGGAGAGGACCCCAAGGCCCctgtgaagaagaaaatgaagtccAAGAAAAAGGCAGAGCAGGCAGACACTGAGGAGCCAGCtctgaagaggaagaagaggaggcagGAGAGCAGAGTAGCAGGAGAACCTTGGGAGGAG GAGCCAGACACGGACTTGGAGGTAGTGTTGGAAAAGAAGGGCAACATGGACGAGGCGCACATAGACCAG GTGAGGCGAAAGGCCTTGCAAGAAGAGATCGATCGTGAGTCGGGCAGGACGGAAGCTTCTGACACCAGGAAGCAGACG GGAACTCAGTTTGGCCAATGGGatactgctggctttgaaaatgagGAACAGAAACTGAAATTTCTCAAACTCATGGGTGGCTTTAAAAATCTGTCCCCTTCATTCAGTCGCCCCCCTAACATGGTCGGCAGGCCCAACATGGCCctcagcaagaaggtggccgACACCCTGCAGCAGAATCTGCAGCAGGACTACGACCGGGCCGTGAGCTGGAAGTACAACCGGAGGGCCGGCCTCGGCTTCTCCACGGCTCCGGACAAAATCTTTTATATTGACAGGAATGCATCCAAGTCAGTCAAGTTTGAAGATTAA